The window TAAAAGTTCGTTGATATCTTTTGGTTTTTTAATGCCCTTAGAAGAATAAAAATCACTTATATCCAGTATAGAGTGGGCATTTTTCATTATTCCTACTTTTTTTTCGCTGTTTTTCAGGTAATAAACAAATTTCATTTTGACACCTCCGTATATTTAAAAACCCCTTTTTTCTATAATATAATATAATATAAACAAGGAAAACACCAAAATTATATTCAGATTTTAATATACGAAAGATCATCTTACAGATTTATTTGATAGATCTTTTCTATTTTCTCTCCTAAAAAATTTTCAGCCACTTTTTTGAATTTTTTTATCTCTCCGCTGACATAAAACTCACAGGTTCCCTCATTATTTTTATTTATTTCTACAGTGTTTAAAAAGAGTTCTTTTTTTAGGAAAACAGCAGTTTCTTTTGCAGGATCCACAATTTTACCTTTAAAATATTTGGATATTGTTTCTCTAATAATAGGATAATGTGTGCAGCCCAACACCAGTGTATCTACTTTTGCTGGTATACGTTTTATATACGTTTTGACAACGGTTTCATTTTCCAAGGTGTTTTCCCAACCAGATTCTATCATTGGGCATAGCTTAGAACACCCTTCTTGGACCACTGATATATCAGGGTTAATAAGTTGAAAAGATTTTGGATAAGCGTTCATTTTAACAGTTGCAGGAGTTGCAATAACCCCTATACAGTTGTTTGTACTAGTTTTATAAGCTGTCTTGGCACCGGCCTCTATTACTCCGATTACAGGAATACGAGGGAATCTATTTTTTAGGGTTTCTAATGATGCAGCTGTGGCTGTATTGCAGGCTATTACAATGGCCTCCACCTTATTTAAAACTAAAAATTCTCCGACTTTGAGACAAAGTTCTCTTATATTTTCCACCGTTCTTTCACCATAGGGGGCATTTTTATTGTCTCCATAGTATATTATTCTCTCCTTTGGAAAAACCTTGAGGATCTCCTTCAGTACTGTTATTCCTCCCACTCCAGAATCAAAAACTCCAATCTTTGCCATAATAGTTCATCTCCTTTAGAATTTTTAATATTACTGATAAAAATAAAAAAGGCCAGACGTCTTCTTAATAAAAAGAAGCCAATCTGACCTTGAATTTGCGCGGTTATCCCTATACAAATAAGAGTGTGAAAGCTTGATGATTTTTATATTTAGTTTTTTGTATGAATTACTGAATTTATCTGAATATCAGAATCAAAAGATTTTGTCACGAATGGACACTAATAAAAGATAGGGAAATTAGCACGAATAAGGACAAAAGCTTTTGGGCCATAGAGGACGCAGAGAAAAAGCAGGAGTTGCACTGAGAAGATCGATATTAGAGTCAAAAGATTTTGTCACGAATGAAAATCAATAAAAGACAGAAAAATTAACACGAATAAGGACACAACCTCTTGAACACAGAGGGCACAAAGAAAAAGAATGAGTCTTACAGAGTTAAAGCCAAAACTATAAATACCTTCTTTTGCGAGAGGTTTTTATCTCTTTTCCCTTGCCATTGACAAAATCAGCGTTAAGAATGACCGAAGTGGAATCCTTAGATAAATTCGACTGTTTGAGCAGAGCGAGTAGCCAAAAAATAACGAGTGATACGAGTATATTTTCTGGTTCTCAGAAACTT is drawn from uncultured Ilyobacter sp. and contains these coding sequences:
- the murI gene encoding glutamate racemase, which encodes MAKIGVFDSGVGGITVLKEILKVFPKERIIYYGDNKNAPYGERTVENIRELCLKVGEFLVLNKVEAIVIACNTATAASLETLKNRFPRIPVIGVIEAGAKTAYKTSTNNCIGVIATPATVKMNAYPKSFQLINPDISVVQEGCSKLCPMIESGWENTLENETVVKTYIKRIPAKVDTLVLGCTHYPIIRETISKYFKGKIVDPAKETAVFLKKELFLNTVEINKNNEGTCEFYVSGEIKKFKKVAENFLGEKIEKIYQINL